The following are encoded together in the Anopheles nili chromosome 3, idAnoNiliSN_F5_01, whole genome shotgun sequence genome:
- the LOC128725852 gene encoding ATP synthase mitochondrial F1 complex assembly factor 2 — translation MLRSNIFSLVRLLRPLHHTSIRNYAAPPKRFYKNTGVISSNGRFEITLDSRKLKTPRGLPFYVESEPLAIAIATEWDAQKEVIDRSSMHLTALSSTVIDNPNSLQKHDMVNYLVNYINTDTVLFHSNEEPELKQMQNQEWLPLVQWCNKRYEIKLAATDSLVVPTFEAGTSMNLSRYFSSYNTAALHGFVFAVDTIKSIILTMACVDRFIPIEKAVQLARLEEEFQQGHWGKVEWAHDVQRLDSQARLSAAVLYIYFNSSSAFVKEKISL, via the exons atgttGCGTTCTAACATATTCAGCTTGGTGCGGCTTTTGAGACCTTTACATCATACTAGCATTAGAAATTATG CTGCTCCACCTAAGAGGTTCTACAAAAATACCGGTGTGATCTCTAGTAATGGACGGTTCGAAATTACATTGGACAGTCGAAAGTTGAAAACGCCGAGAGGCCTGCCATTTTATGTCGAAAGCGAACCGCTTGCCATCGCAATTGCTACAGAATGGGACGCACAGAAGGAAGTTATTGATCGTTCCTCAATGCACTTG ACTGCGCTAAGCAGTACAGTGATCGATAATCCCAACAGTCTCCAAAAGCATGATATGGTGAATTATCTTGTCAATTACATCAATACCGATACGGTGTTGTTCCATTCCAAC gAAGAGCCAGAGTTGAAACAAATGCAGAACCAGGAATGGTTGCCTCTCGTCCAATGGTGTAACAAGCGGTATGAGATCAAACTTGCTGCAACGGATTCACTCGTGGTGCCAACGTTCGAAGCCGGGACATCGATGAACCTGAGCCGTTACTTTTCCTCTTATAACACAGCTGCACTACATGGGTTTGTGTTCGCAGTAGACACGATAAAATCTATAATATTGACAATGGCTTGCGTGGATCGGTTCATACCGATTGAGAAGGCGGTGCAGCTAGCACGATTAGAGGAAGAATTTCAACAAGGCCACTGGGGCAAGGTAGAATGGGCGCACGATGTGCAGCGTCTCGATTCGCAGGCCCGTCTTTCAGCTGCAGTACTGTACATTTATTTCAACTCGAGTAGTGCATTTGTTAAAGAGAAAATATCGCTTTAA